One part of the Roseomonas gilardii genome encodes these proteins:
- a CDS encoding acyl carrier protein: MSETADKVKKIVVEHLGVEESKVNEGASFIDDLGADSLDTVELVMAFEEAFGVEIPDDAAEKITTVGDAIKYIEEHKTA, from the coding sequence ATGAGCGAAACCGCCGACAAGGTGAAGAAGATCGTTGTCGAGCACCTGGGCGTCGAGGAGTCCAAGGTGAACGAGGGCGCCTCCTTCATCGACGACCTGGGCGCCGACAGCCTCGACACCGTCGAGCTGGTGATGGCCTTCGAGGAGGCTTTCGGCGTCGAGATCCCCGACGACGCGGCCGAGAAGATCACCACCGTCGGTGACGCCATCAAGTACATCGAGGAGCACAAGACCGCCTGA